A genome region from Methanocellales archaeon includes the following:
- a CDS encoding cofactor-independent phosphoglycerate mutase, with the protein MKYVVLVGDGMEDYPIKALEGRTPLQVAYTPNMDFISAEGMVGTVRTIPEGMYPGSDVANLSILGYDPRKYYTGRGPLEAASMGVFLDEDDVAFRCNLVTVKDGILVDYSAGHISTEEGRSLIKLIDGELGDRNISFHPGISYRHLLVLKGCEKVKCVPPHDMVGHLIEENLPSGKGSKLLKKLMQDSRSFLGEYMIWPWGPGKAPNLPSFEEKYGLSGSVISAVDLIKGIGRCAELQIIDVPGATGYLDTNYRGKAEYALRSLEKKDFAFVHVEAPDEAGHEGNIGAKIKAIEDFDEKVVGTMLDGLEGYGEHKILVLSDHPTPISLRTHTADPVGFSIFSTGEFPNMGFIEEGHRLMDIFIKGY; encoded by the coding sequence ATGAAATACGTCGTGCTAGTTGGAGATGGAATGGAAGATTATCCTATAAAAGCTTTGGAGGGTAGAACGCCACTACAGGTGGCTTATACGCCAAACATGGATTTCATCTCAGCTGAGGGGATGGTGGGTACTGTAAGAACAATACCTGAGGGCATGTATCCAGGAAGCGATGTTGCCAACCTATCAATCCTGGGATATGATCCCAGAAAATATTATACGGGTAGGGGGCCTCTAGAGGCGGCAAGCATGGGAGTTTTTTTAGATGAAGATGATGTGGCTTTTAGATGTAATCTGGTTACCGTGAAAGATGGCATACTCGTTGATTACAGTGCAGGTCACATATCAACTGAGGAGGGCAGGAGCTTAATAAAACTCATAGATGGGGAATTGGGGGACAGGAACATCAGCTTCCATCCCGGAATTAGCTATCGCCATCTGTTGGTTCTAAAGGGCTGCGAAAAGGTGAAATGTGTCCCACCGCATGATATGGTGGGACATTTGATAGAGGAAAATCTTCCCTCTGGCAAGGGCAGCAAATTGTTAAAAAAACTTATGCAAGACTCAAGGTCCTTCCTTGGGGAATACATGATCTGGCCATGGGGGCCTGGCAAAGCGCCAAACCTGCCCTCTTTTGAGGAGAAATATGGCCTAAGCGGTTCTGTGATATCTGCTGTAGACCTAATCAAAGGCATCGGTAGATGTGCTGAATTACAAATCATAGATGTGCCAGGTGCCACTGGTTACTTGGATACGAACTATAGGGGAAAAGCAGAGTATGCACTGAGATCTTTAGAAAAAAAAGATTTCGCTTTCGTGCATGTAGAGGCGCCGGATGAGGCGGGTCACGAAGGAAATATAGGGGCAAAGATCAAAGCCATAGAGGATTTTGATGAAAAGGTCGTGGGAACGATGTTGGATGGCTTAGAGGGATATGGGGAACATAAGATTTTGGTGCTGTCAGACCATCCCACGCCGATATCACTCAGAACGCATACTGCTGACCCGGTCGGTTTCTCCATCTTCTCCACAGGTGAGTTCCCAAACATGGGTTTTATTGAGGAAGGACACAGATTGATGGACATTTTTATCAAAGGGTATTAG
- a CDS encoding homoserine kinase: MDHIKVKAPATSANLGSGFDVFGIALQAPYDIIELEPQDVTEIKVDGVGRDLVPTDPAKNTAGITASELGCNAKITVHKGIRPCSGLGSSAASAAGAALGLNELFDLGLSENELIRAAVKGEKVVSGTAHADNVAAALLGGFTIVNGENVIQLEPPDIGIIAILPDISVETRAARSILPPKVPLEDLVFNIGNASSLVLGMVTGNLELIGRSMQDRIITPVRSKLIPCYEDVRESALEAGAAGATISGSGPAMIAVCELERRGEIADAMVDAFSRNGIKSEPFITQPGGGAEIVKGMNER, translated from the coding sequence ATGGATCATATCAAGGTAAAGGCACCTGCAACGTCTGCCAACCTAGGCTCAGGCTTTGACGTTTTTGGTATAGCCCTGCAAGCCCCATATGACATCATCGAGCTTGAACCCCAGGATGTAACGGAGATAAAAGTCGACGGAGTTGGCAGAGACCTAGTCCCCACAGACCCTGCAAAGAACACGGCAGGAATTACCGCATCAGAGCTGGGCTGCAATGCGAAGATTACGGTTCATAAGGGAATCAGACCCTGCAGCGGACTTGGATCTTCTGCAGCTAGCGCAGCTGGAGCAGCCCTGGGTTTAAACGAACTCTTTGACCTCGGACTTTCAGAAAACGAACTTATCAGGGCGGCAGTTAAAGGTGAAAAAGTGGTTTCTGGTACAGCACATGCGGATAACGTTGCTGCAGCTCTGCTCGGGGGATTTACGATCGTGAATGGCGAAAATGTAATCCAACTGGAACCGCCTGATATCGGCATCATTGCAATCCTACCAGATATTTCTGTTGAGACAAGGGCAGCAAGATCCATCCTACCCCCAAAAGTACCGCTGGAAGACTTAGTTTTCAACATCGGAAATGCATCCTCGCTGGTCCTCGGCATGGTTACTGGAAATCTGGAGCTTATCGGGAGGAGCATGCAAGATCGCATAATAACGCCAGTGCGTTCAAAGCTCATTCCTTGTTACGAGGATGTGAGGGAGAGCGCCTTAGAAGCAGGTGCAGCAGGTGCAACGATCAGCGGCTCTGGTCCAGCCATGATAGCGGTCTGCGAGCTTGAGCGAAGGGGCGAAATAGCAGATGCAATGGTGGATGCTTTCAGTCGCAATGGGATAAAAAGCGAACCCTTCATAACCCAACCTGGTGGGGGTGCAGAGATCGTGAAGGGGATGAATGAAAGGTAA
- a CDS encoding coenzyme F420-0:L-glutamate ligase, which produces MLDHFATDEGERTERYFSEMIRPGENKISSASFSTLAEMRGKRSGVSLVGDHDTLVTLGMDGVIYDGCQRVEINLDGSEILRAEAFIVKGIPQIEKGDDLGNIISELAKPADGDIIVVASTVVAKSEGRVLRLKDIGPGYEAERIARLNGEDPRFIQAVLDESEEILIENPFLLVQTPAGHICVNAGIDRSNIREGFVILLPEDPDGSAKNIRDSTGKHIAVIVSDTCGRPFRTGQTGIAIGCAGISAIKDWRGEKDLFGRELKVTREAIVDELAGFANLLMGEASGGTPVVIIRGIQWQDSKEGIKSIYRTKEEDLIKKALKK; this is translated from the coding sequence ATGCTGGACCATTTTGCAACAGATGAAGGAGAAAGGACAGAACGTTATTTCTCGGAAATGATAAGACCTGGAGAGAACAAAATATCATCAGCAAGCTTTAGTACGTTGGCAGAAATGAGGGGTAAGAGGAGTGGAGTGAGTCTGGTTGGTGACCATGATACTCTAGTAACGCTGGGGATGGATGGAGTTATTTATGACGGATGTCAAAGAGTTGAGATCAACCTTGATGGAAGCGAAATCTTGAGAGCTGAAGCTTTTATAGTTAAAGGGATACCGCAGATCGAGAAGGGGGATGACCTGGGCAATATAATATCCGAATTAGCTAAACCAGCGGATGGAGATATTATAGTAGTCGCCTCTACCGTCGTTGCAAAGTCTGAGGGTAGAGTGCTGCGCCTAAAGGATATAGGGCCGGGCTATGAAGCCGAGAGGATTGCACGCCTAAACGGGGAGGACCCAAGGTTTATCCAAGCGGTATTGGATGAAAGCGAGGAGATTCTGATCGAGAATCCTTTTTTGCTGGTCCAGACTCCTGCAGGTCATATATGCGTGAATGCAGGTATAGACAGATCGAACATTCGGGAAGGATTTGTGATTTTGTTGCCAGAAGATCCAGATGGGAGCGCAAAAAATATCAGAGACTCAACTGGCAAACACATTGCGGTCATCGTCTCAGACACATGCGGCAGACCATTCCGAACCGGGCAAACAGGCATCGCAATTGGATGTGCTGGCATCTCAGCTATTAAGGACTGGAGAGGTGAAAAAGATCTATTTGGCAGAGAGCTAAAAGTGACAAGAGAGGCGATTGTAGATGAACTGGCTGGTTTTGCGAATCTGTTGATGGGTGAAGCTTCCGGGGGGACGCCCGTGGTGATAATTCGTGGGATCCAATGGCAAGATAGCAAGGAAGGAATCAAGAGCATATATAGAACGAAAGAAGAGGATCTGATAAAAAAGGCGCTTAAAAAGTAG
- a CDS encoding UbiA family prenyltransferase, with protein sequence MFKILTYGCKSLCETDVGLDDGLGSYLLPHLHLKLKSIRSLFDKFLSFLSVSSLFIAIIAFLLPYFSFLLYEVQISFKLLIASFLVSFATYNINKLTDIEEDAVNVPERAGFIAKNKRLVIWATVASFIVALSLSFLQNPLSIFIILFPFFMGVIYSIKISNFRLKDIMGIKNIVVALSWAVLGAFIPLAVSFRDYLLISLIFYFFFIKCFINTVVFDVRDIEGDRMSGVKTIPVFFGRSNSKNLLLGLNSTLLVWLAFSCFMGFFRQYLVVLIFCIFYGYWYILYFCKDKLKIGTSVDLLVDGEWMIIAMLAIAATLL encoded by the coding sequence ATGTTTAAAATATTAACTTATGGATGTAAGTCTTTATGCGAAACGGATGTTGGGTTAGATGATGGGCTCGGTAGTTATCTGTTACCCCATCTCCATCTCAAACTTAAAAGCATCCGTTCCTTGTTTGATAAATTCCTGTCATTCTTGTCGGTAAGTTCCCTATTCATTGCCATAATCGCCTTTTTGTTACCTTATTTTTCTTTCTTGCTTTATGAGGTGCAGATTAGTTTTAAATTGCTTATTGCTTCTTTTCTCGTTAGTTTTGCCACCTACAACATCAATAAATTAACCGATATAGAAGAAGATGCGGTAAATGTGCCTGAAAGGGCAGGATTTATTGCAAAAAATAAACGTTTGGTCATCTGGGCTACAGTAGCGTCTTTCATTGTTGCCTTGTCTTTATCTTTTTTACAAAACCCCCTTTCCATCTTTATAATTCTCTTTCCTTTTTTTATGGGAGTTATATACAGTATAAAAATATCCAACTTCCGACTGAAAGACATAATGGGCATAAAAAACATCGTAGTTGCACTGTCTTGGGCGGTATTAGGCGCTTTCATACCCTTAGCAGTTTCTTTTCGTGATTATCTTCTAATATCCCTGATTTTTTATTTCTTTTTCATTAAATGCTTCATTAACACGGTTGTATTTGATGTTCGAGATATCGAAGGCGATAGAATGAGCGGGGTAAAAACCATTCCAGTATTTTTTGGAAGAAGTAACTCAAAAAATCTGCTCCTGGGACTGAACTCAACCCTCTTAGTCTGGCTCGCATTTTCCTGTTTTATGGGCTTTTTCCGCCAATACCTTGTCGTCTTAATCTTTTGCATTTTTTACGGATACTGGTATATCCTGTATTTTTGTAAGGATAAGTTAAAAATAGGGACTTCGGTTGATTTGCTCGTGGACGGCGAATGGATGATAATTGCAATGCTGGCCATAGCAGCTACTTTGCTCTGA
- a CDS encoding winged helix-turn-helix domain-containing protein — protein MCASDENEKKRSKIVRAMLRLAACSDLRSGILVSLKKGKKPLSELRDEMEASSTTAIHALRELEKGKFIFQDEAKDYVLTKIGEIVALKLLDFLEAIDVLEKYEGFWRTHDLSDIPEHLLERIGALRNSSMVEAPAADVLQVFTSFVDILRNAKEIRGVTSMSIPDFGPLFKELTIEKNIDVELIISEEVLGGIDQEILKEIFSEKSSKLKLYVMKKDLKVAFTVTDSLLSLGLFNFDGTYDWNKDIVDSTKEGIEWGWELFEWYRKRSNKFHL, from the coding sequence ATGTGCGCTTCAGATGAAAATGAAAAAAAGAGATCGAAGATTGTTCGTGCTATGCTTCGCCTCGCTGCTTGTTCCGATCTGAGAAGCGGTATTTTAGTTAGCTTGAAAAAGGGCAAGAAACCACTGAGCGAATTACGAGATGAGATGGAAGCAAGCTCTACAACAGCCATACATGCACTAAGAGAGCTTGAAAAGGGCAAATTCATTTTTCAAGATGAAGCCAAGGATTATGTGTTAACGAAAATCGGCGAAATTGTCGCCTTGAAGCTACTCGATTTTTTGGAGGCGATTGATGTATTGGAAAAGTACGAGGGCTTTTGGCGTACTCATGACCTCAGCGACATTCCGGAACATTTGCTTGAGAGAATTGGGGCATTGCGAAACTCCAGTATGGTAGAGGCTCCTGCCGCTGATGTTTTACAAGTCTTCACAAGCTTCGTCGATATTCTGAGAAATGCTAAAGAGATAAGGGGGGTAACTTCCATGTCCATCCCTGATTTTGGACCACTATTTAAAGAGCTTACAATCGAGAAAAATATTGATGTGGAGCTTATAATATCAGAAGAAGTATTGGGAGGAATAGACCAGGAAATCCTGAAAGAAATCTTCTCTGAAAAAAGCTCTAAACTTAAATTATACGTAATGAAAAAAGACTTAAAAGTTGCTTTTACGGTTACTGACAGCCTCCTATCGCTTGGTTTGTTTAATTTTGATGGTACATACGACTGGAATAAGGATATAGTAGATTCCACTAAGGAAGGTATTGAATGGGGGTGGGAATTGTTTGAATGGTATCGCAAGCGGTCCAATAAATTTCATTTGTGA
- a CDS encoding ATP-binding protein has product MEGKNPFSPTFPVNTKYFANREDILSSFRRSFDRSKKTEMPTPDNIAVLGDCGVGKTSVLRKFEAIALEEFKERKVFSAIVGFTPISCNSFNSILNKIVDEISGNFVTNTLDQAEMKNEIKDWRAKSIGTSEAAKRDESATRIFRDTLIGLWKTLEKRGIDTGLLMLDDVHYLSRCPDALSEIRAVFQELPKNGCNFILCITGRSDLFSDIRGYGRTFANFFNIKHTLNPFKLNEVKDAILTPLKMSGLDLTVNESVIERIHDLTRGHPVFINFIMRELVYLKREGRITLEDFEKNYRTIMKSMERERFKNDFSISSGKEKEILLAMSKLPDRFSPSDISIKDARTHLRFLIKKGLIVKHERGAYSLYHPFFKEYLRSLGENE; this is encoded by the coding sequence TTGGAAGGAAAAAATCCATTTTCACCCACGTTTCCTGTAAACACAAAATATTTCGCTAACAGGGAGGACATCTTATCCTCTTTCAGGAGATCGTTCGATAGGTCCAAGAAAACAGAGATGCCTACGCCAGACAACATAGCTGTTCTAGGGGATTGTGGCGTCGGCAAGACTTCTGTGTTAAGGAAATTTGAAGCCATAGCTTTAGAAGAGTTCAAGGAAAGGAAGGTGTTTTCAGCGATAGTAGGATTTACGCCCATTTCGTGTAATTCTTTCAATTCCATCCTCAATAAAATTGTAGACGAAATTAGTGGAAACTTTGTCACAAATACGCTCGATCAGGCGGAAATGAAGAACGAAATCAAGGACTGGAGAGCCAAATCAATCGGGACATCTGAAGCAGCAAAAAGAGATGAATCAGCTACGAGGATTTTTAGGGATACGCTTATAGGACTATGGAAAACTCTCGAAAAAAGAGGAATTGATACCGGACTTCTGATGTTGGATGATGTACATTATCTAAGTAGGTGTCCAGATGCCTTGAGTGAGATCAGGGCAGTATTCCAAGAGCTTCCAAAGAACGGATGTAACTTTATATTGTGTATAACCGGGAGAAGTGATCTGTTTTCAGATATAAGAGGATATGGTAGAACTTTTGCTAACTTCTTTAACATCAAGCATACCCTGAATCCCTTTAAATTGAATGAAGTCAAAGACGCCATCCTAACGCCCTTGAAAATGTCAGGTTTGGACCTGACGGTTAATGAGAGCGTGATTGAGAGAATACATGACTTAACCAGGGGGCACCCGGTTTTCATCAATTTCATAATGAGGGAGTTGGTGTATCTAAAGAGAGAGGGTAGAATCACCCTGGAAGATTTTGAGAAAAATTATCGTACCATCATGAAATCAATGGAACGAGAGAGATTTAAAAACGACTTTTCGATATCGAGCGGTAAGGAGAAGGAAATCTTATTGGCGATGTCAAAACTGCCAGACAGGTTTAGTCCCTCTGACATAAGTATAAAGGACGCCAGGACACATCTTCGGTTTTTGATTAAAAAGGGGCTTATAGTAAAACATGAGAGGGGAGCGTATTCGCTCTACCATCCATTTTTCAAAGAGTACCTGAGGAGTCTGGGTGAAAATGAATAG